In Pseudomonas sp. DNDY-54, a genomic segment contains:
- the ribF gene encoding bifunctional riboflavin kinase/FAD synthetase yields the protein MQLVRGLHNLRPRHRGCVATIGNFDGVHRGHQAILARLRERAAELGLPSCVVIFEPQPREYFAPDKAPARLTRLREKLQLLHDQGVDLVLCLAFNRRLRELSAAEFVHATLVEGLGVKHLEVGDDFRFGCDRAGDFNFLMRAGVTEGFTVEAATTIEVDGERVSSTRLRQVLAEGNLALAEKLLGRPFSITGRVMHGQALGRRLGAPTANIQLKRKNTPLSGVFMVSTSVDGQTQPAVANIGMRPSVESDGNPHLEVHLLNYQGDLYGRLLCVTFHHKLRDEQRFASLEALKSAIEADIAAAREYWRASPFTTSQD from the coding sequence ATGCAGCTGGTTCGAGGTCTTCACAACCTGCGGCCCCGACATCGGGGCTGTGTCGCCACTATCGGCAATTTCGACGGCGTTCACCGGGGGCACCAGGCCATCCTGGCGCGGCTGCGTGAGCGTGCGGCTGAGCTGGGTCTGCCGAGTTGCGTGGTGATATTCGAGCCACAGCCTCGTGAGTATTTCGCGCCAGACAAGGCGCCCGCACGTCTGACCCGGCTGCGCGAGAAGCTGCAACTGCTGCATGATCAGGGTGTCGATCTTGTGCTGTGCCTGGCCTTCAATCGTCGCTTGCGCGAACTCAGCGCCGCCGAGTTTGTTCATGCGACGCTTGTCGAGGGGCTTGGGGTCAAACACCTTGAGGTCGGCGATGATTTCCGCTTTGGTTGTGATCGAGCCGGCGACTTCAATTTTCTGATGAGGGCGGGCGTCACCGAAGGCTTTACTGTCGAAGCGGCGACCACTATCGAAGTCGATGGCGAGCGGGTGAGCAGTACGCGGCTGCGACAGGTGCTTGCCGAGGGCAACTTGGCGCTGGCCGAAAAGCTACTCGGTCGGCCATTCAGCATCACCGGGCGGGTCATGCACGGTCAGGCGCTTGGGCGCCGGCTAGGCGCGCCGACTGCCAATATCCAGCTCAAGCGCAAGAATACGCCGTTGAGCGGTGTGTTCATGGTAAGTACCAGCGTGGATGGGCAGACGCAGCCTGCGGTTGCCAATATCGGCATGCGGCCCTCGGTCGAAAGCGATGGCAATCCGCACCTGGAAGTGCATCTTTTGAATTATCAGGGCGACCTCTATGGTCGCCTGTTGTGTGTGACCTTTCACCATAAGCTGCGTGATGAGCAGCGCTTTGCCTCGCTGGAGGCACTCAAGTCGGCGATCGAAGCGGATATCGCCGCGGCTCGCGAATACTGGCGGGCTTCACCCTTTACCACGAGTCAGGACTGA
- the ileS gene encoding isoleucine--tRNA ligase: MTDYKATLNLPSTAFPMKAGLPQREPEILQRWNSIDLYGKLRQIGEGRPKFVLHDGPPYANGSIHIGHAVNKVIKDFIVRSKTLAGFDAPYVPGWDCHGLPIEHKVEITFGKNQPADLTRERCRAYAAEQIEGQKADFIRLGVLGEWDNPYRTMDFANEAGEIRALSKMVEGGFVFKGLKPVNWCFDCGSALAEAEVEYQDKKSDAIDVAFHVEDADKLAAAFGVDALAKPASIVIWTTTPWTIPANQALNVHPDFVYALVDTGDKLLVLAEELVESSLARYELQGEIIARCEGKALELIRFRHPFYERFAPVYLADYVETGAGTGIVHSAPAYGEDDFRSCKHYGMENDDILSPVQSHGVYVSDLPFFGGQFIWKANPAIVEKLREVGALLKHESIQHSYMHCWRHKTPLIYRATAQWFVGMDKVAHDGSSLRRRALDAIEQTQFVPAWGQARLHGMIAGRPDWCISRQRTWGVPIPFFLHKESGELHPRTVELMESVAQRVEQGGIEAWSKLDAADLLGDEAAQYEKISDTLDVWFDSGTTHWHVMRGSHPMGHESGPRADLYLEGSDQHRGWFHSSLLTGSAIDGHAPYKGLLTHGFVVDENGRKMSKSLGNVVAPQEVTDSLGADILRLWVASTDYSGEMAVSKVILQRSADSYRRIRNTARFLLSNLDGFDPAQHLVPADQLIALDRWAIDRALLLQREIEEAYGTYKFWNVYQKVHNFCVQELGGFYLDIIKDRQYTTGADSLPRRSCQTALYHIAEALVRWIAPILSFTADEIWQYLPGLRNESVMLNTWYDRLSELPSDVELGREFWDRVMAVKAAVNKELETQRAAKTIGGNLQAEVVLYAEDSLVSDLTKLGNELRFVLITSAVTVAPLATAPAEAVQSELAGLKLKISKTDHAKCGRCWHHLPDVGTHAAHPEICGRCVENIEGAGEVRHYA, encoded by the coding sequence ATGACCGATTACAAAGCGACCCTCAATCTGCCATCCACGGCATTTCCGATGAAGGCCGGTCTGCCACAGCGCGAGCCGGAGATCCTGCAGCGCTGGAACAGCATTGACCTCTACGGGAAGCTGCGGCAGATCGGTGAAGGTCGCCCGAAGTTCGTCCTGCATGACGGCCCGCCGTATGCCAACGGCAGCATTCATATCGGTCACGCGGTAAACAAGGTCATCAAAGACTTCATTGTCCGCTCTAAGACCCTGGCCGGATTCGATGCGCCATACGTACCTGGCTGGGATTGCCATGGTCTGCCGATCGAACACAAAGTCGAGATCACCTTTGGCAAGAACCAGCCGGCAGACCTGACCCGCGAACGTTGCCGCGCCTACGCCGCGGAGCAGATCGAAGGGCAGAAGGCTGATTTCATCCGTCTCGGCGTGCTCGGCGAATGGGACAACCCCTACCGCACCATGGATTTCGCAAACGAAGCCGGTGAAATCCGTGCGCTGTCCAAGATGGTCGAAGGTGGGTTTGTCTTCAAAGGTTTGAAGCCAGTGAACTGGTGTTTCGATTGCGGCTCGGCGCTGGCCGAGGCTGAGGTCGAATACCAGGACAAGAAGTCCGATGCCATCGACGTTGCCTTCCACGTAGAAGATGCGGATAAGCTGGCGGCGGCCTTTGGCGTCGATGCTTTGGCCAAGCCGGCAAGCATCGTCATCTGGACAACCACGCCCTGGACCATTCCGGCCAACCAGGCGCTCAACGTTCACCCGGATTTCGTATACGCACTGGTCGACACTGGCGACAAGTTGCTGGTGCTAGCCGAGGAGCTTGTCGAATCCAGTCTGGCCCGGTACGAGCTGCAGGGCGAGATCATCGCCCGCTGCGAAGGGAAGGCGCTGGAGCTGATCCGCTTCCGCCATCCTTTCTACGAGCGCTTCGCGCCGGTGTATCTGGCTGATTACGTTGAAACGGGTGCTGGTACTGGCATCGTTCATTCGGCACCGGCTTATGGTGAAGACGACTTCCGCTCCTGCAAGCATTACGGCATGGAGAATGATGACATCCTCAGCCCAGTGCAAAGCCATGGTGTCTACGTATCAGACTTGCCGTTCTTTGGCGGGCAGTTCATCTGGAAGGCCAATCCGGCGATTGTCGAGAAGCTGCGTGAGGTGGGCGCGCTGCTCAAGCACGAGTCGATCCAACACAGCTACATGCATTGCTGGCGCCACAAAACGCCCCTGATCTACCGCGCCACGGCGCAGTGGTTCGTCGGCATGGACAAGGTGGCGCATGACGGCAGTTCGCTGCGGCGTCGGGCGCTGGATGCTATCGAGCAGACCCAGTTCGTTCCCGCCTGGGGTCAGGCGCGGCTGCATGGCATGATTGCCGGGCGACCCGACTGGTGCATCTCACGTCAGCGCACCTGGGGCGTACCCATCCCGTTCTTCCTGCATAAGGAGAGTGGCGAGCTGCACCCGCGTACAGTCGAACTCATGGAGTCGGTTGCGCAGCGGGTGGAGCAGGGCGGCATCGAGGCCTGGTCGAAGCTGGACGCAGCCGATCTGCTGGGAGACGAAGCGGCGCAGTACGAAAAGATCAGCGATACGTTGGACGTCTGGTTCGACTCCGGCACCACACATTGGCACGTGATGCGCGGCTCGCACCCGATGGGCCATGAAAGCGGCCCGCGTGCGGACCTCTATCTCGAAGGATCAGATCAGCATCGCGGCTGGTTCCACTCATCGCTGCTGACCGGTTCGGCGATCGACGGCCACGCGCCCTATAAAGGGCTACTGACCCATGGCTTCGTGGTCGACGAGAACGGTCGCAAGATGTCCAAGTCGCTGGGCAACGTGGTTGCACCACAGGAAGTCACTGATAGCTTGGGCGCCGATATCCTGCGCTTGTGGGTCGCCTCGACCGACTATTCCGGTGAGATGGCGGTTTCCAAAGTCATTCTGCAGCGCAGCGCTGACTCCTATCGACGCATTCGCAACACCGCCCGCTTCCTGCTCTCAAACCTTGACGGTTTCGATCCGGCGCAGCATCTGGTGCCGGCCGATCAGCTGATCGCACTGGACCGCTGGGCCATCGACCGAGCCCTGCTGTTGCAACGGGAGATTGAAGAAGCCTACGGCACTTATAAGTTCTGGAATGTCTACCAGAAAGTGCACAATTTCTGCGTACAGGAACTGGGCGGCTTCTACCTAGACATCATTAAAGATCGTCAGTACACCACCGGCGCCGACAGTCTGCCTCGCCGCTCTTGCCAGACCGCTCTGTATCACATCGCCGAAGCGCTCGTGCGCTGGATTGCGCCAATCCTGTCGTTCACTGCCGACGAAATCTGGCAATACCTGCCGGGCTTGCGTAACGAGTCGGTGATGCTCAACACCTGGTACGACCGCCTCAGCGAACTGCCGTCCGACGTTGAGCTGGGTCGCGAGTTCTGGGACCGTGTCATGGCGGTGAAAGCCGCAGTCAACAAGGAACTGGAAACCCAGCGCGCAGCCAAGACCATTGGCGGAAACCTGCAAGCTGAAGTCGTGCTGTATGCCGAAGACTCACTGGTGAGCGATCTCACCAAGCTGGGTAACGAATTGCGCTTCGTGCTGATCACTTCTGCCGTGACGGTGGCGCCACTTGCCACTGCACCGGCTGAAGCGGTACAGAGCGAACTGGCCGGCCTCAAGCTCAAGATCAGCAAGACGGATCACGCCAAGTGCGGTCGGTGCTGGCACCACCTGCCTGACGTCGGTACCCATGCCGCGCATCCGGAGATCTGTGGCCGCTGTGTTGAAAACATCGAAGGCGCTGGTGAGGTCCGCCACTATGCGTGA